One stretch of Xiphophorus maculatus strain JP 163 A chromosome 19, X_maculatus-5.0-male, whole genome shotgun sequence DNA includes these proteins:
- the wars gene encoding tryptophan--tRNA ligase, cytoplasmic isoform X1 encodes MTDLSPYRVKEMTDYQGDVEGASTPMELYEKLSEQGGKVRSLKSAEADKAEVDAAVQLLLKLKMDYKQMTGQDYKAGCPPSVNDAAPNNGPAADGAGEDDTVDPWTVSTTNATGVDYDKLIVRFGSSKIDQELVDRIEKVCGQKPHRFLRRGIFFSHRDMHQVLDAYEKHQSFYLYTGRGPSSEAMHVGHLIPFIFTKWLQDVFDIPLVIQLTDDEKYLWKDLTVEECHGFAIENTKDIIACGFDINKTFIFSDLDYMGSSPEFYRNVVKIQKHVTFNQVKGIFGFTDSDCIGKISFPAIQAAPSFSNSFPHIFGSRQDIQCLIPCAIDQDPYFRMTRDVAPRIGYPKPALLHSTFFPALQGAQTKMSASDANSSIFLTDTPKQIKNKVNKHAFSGGKDTVEEHRKYGGNADVDVCFMYLTFFLEDDEQLEKIRQDYTSGALLTGELKKILIETLQPMIAQHQERRKQVTDELVKQFMTPRPLNFNL; translated from the exons ATGACGGATCTGTCACCTTACCG TGTGAAGGAGATGACAGACTACCAAGGAGACGTGGAAGGAGCCAGCACTCCCATGGAGCTTTATGAGAAACTCAGCGAACAAGGGGGAAAAGTGAGGTCCCTGAAGTCAGCCGAAGCTGATAAA gcTGAGGTTGATGCTGCTGTCCAGCTGCTACTGAAGCTGAAGATGGACTACAAACAGATGACTGGTCAGGACTACAAAGCAGGATGTCCACCATCAGTGAACGATGCTGCGCCGAACAACGGCCCGGCAGCAGATGGAGCCGGTGAGGACGACACGGTGGATCCATGGACCGTTTCAACCACCAACGCCACGGGAGTCGATTATGACAAATTAATAG tgagGTTTGGCAGCAGTAAAATCGACCAGGAGCTGGTGGACAGAATAGAGAAGGTTTGTGGACAGAAGCCCCATCGCTTCCTACGAAGAGGAATTTTCTTCTCACACAG AGATATGCATCAGGTACTGGATGCGTACGAGAAGCACCAGTCATTCTACCTGTACACTGGCAGAGGGCCGTCCTCAGAGGCCATGCATGTTGGTCACCTCATCCCTTTTATCTTCACTAA ATGGCTCCAGGACGTGTTCGACATCCCGCTGGTGATCCAGCTAACGGATGATGAGAAGTACCTGTGGAAGGACCTGACTGTTGAAGAATGCCACGGCTTTGCCATAGAAAACACCAAGGACATAATCGCCTGTGGCTTTGACATCAACAAGACCTTTATCTTCTCTGACCTCGACTACATGGg ttccTCCCCGGAGTTCTACCGAAATGTGGTGAAGATCCAGAAGCATGTGACGTTTAACCAGGTTAAAGGCATCTTTGGCTTTACGGACAGTGACTGCATCG GAAAGATCAGCTTCCCAGCCATCCAGGCCGCGCCATCCTTCAGTAACTCCTTCCCTCATATTTTCGGAAGCAGACAAGACATACAGTGCCTTATCCCCTGTGCCATTGATCAG GACCCCTACTTCAGGATGACCCGCGATGTTGCTCCGAGGATCGGTTACCCGAAACCAGCCCTGCTGCACTCCACCTTCTTCCCTGCCCTGCAGGGGGCGCAGACGAAGATGAGCGCCAGCGACGCTAACTCCTCCATATTCCTCACTGACACGCCGAAGCAGATCAAGAACAAG GTTAACAAACACGCGTTTTCTGGAGGGAAGGACACGGTGGAGGAACACAGGAAGTACGGCGGGAACGCAGACGTAGATGTCTGCTTCATGTATTTGACTTTCTTCCTTGAGGATGATGAACAGCTGGAGAAAATCAGACAG GACTACACGAGCGGTGCTCTGCTAACTGGCGAACTGAAGAAGATATTGATTGAGACTCTGCAGCCGATGATTGCGCAGCAtcaagagagacgcaaacaagtCACAGATGAACTAGTGAAGCAGTTCATGACACCAAGGCCTTTAAATTTTAACTTGTAG
- the wars gene encoding tryptophan--tRNA ligase, cytoplasmic isoform X2, translated as MDYKQMTGQDYKAGCPPSVNDAAPNNGPAADGAGEDDTVDPWTVSTTNATGVDYDKLIVRFGSSKIDQELVDRIEKVCGQKPHRFLRRGIFFSHRDMHQVLDAYEKHQSFYLYTGRGPSSEAMHVGHLIPFIFTKWLQDVFDIPLVIQLTDDEKYLWKDLTVEECHGFAIENTKDIIACGFDINKTFIFSDLDYMGSSPEFYRNVVKIQKHVTFNQVKGIFGFTDSDCIGKISFPAIQAAPSFSNSFPHIFGSRQDIQCLIPCAIDQDPYFRMTRDVAPRIGYPKPALLHSTFFPALQGAQTKMSASDANSSIFLTDTPKQIKNKVNKHAFSGGKDTVEEHRKYGGNADVDVCFMYLTFFLEDDEQLEKIRQDYTSGALLTGELKKILIETLQPMIAQHQERRKQVTDELVKQFMTPRPLNFNL; from the exons ATGGACTACAAACAGATGACTGGTCAGGACTACAAAGCAGGATGTCCACCATCAGTGAACGATGCTGCGCCGAACAACGGCCCGGCAGCAGATGGAGCCGGTGAGGACGACACGGTGGATCCATGGACCGTTTCAACCACCAACGCCACGGGAGTCGATTATGACAAATTAATAG tgagGTTTGGCAGCAGTAAAATCGACCAGGAGCTGGTGGACAGAATAGAGAAGGTTTGTGGACAGAAGCCCCATCGCTTCCTACGAAGAGGAATTTTCTTCTCACACAG AGATATGCATCAGGTACTGGATGCGTACGAGAAGCACCAGTCATTCTACCTGTACACTGGCAGAGGGCCGTCCTCAGAGGCCATGCATGTTGGTCACCTCATCCCTTTTATCTTCACTAA ATGGCTCCAGGACGTGTTCGACATCCCGCTGGTGATCCAGCTAACGGATGATGAGAAGTACCTGTGGAAGGACCTGACTGTTGAAGAATGCCACGGCTTTGCCATAGAAAACACCAAGGACATAATCGCCTGTGGCTTTGACATCAACAAGACCTTTATCTTCTCTGACCTCGACTACATGGg ttccTCCCCGGAGTTCTACCGAAATGTGGTGAAGATCCAGAAGCATGTGACGTTTAACCAGGTTAAAGGCATCTTTGGCTTTACGGACAGTGACTGCATCG GAAAGATCAGCTTCCCAGCCATCCAGGCCGCGCCATCCTTCAGTAACTCCTTCCCTCATATTTTCGGAAGCAGACAAGACATACAGTGCCTTATCCCCTGTGCCATTGATCAG GACCCCTACTTCAGGATGACCCGCGATGTTGCTCCGAGGATCGGTTACCCGAAACCAGCCCTGCTGCACTCCACCTTCTTCCCTGCCCTGCAGGGGGCGCAGACGAAGATGAGCGCCAGCGACGCTAACTCCTCCATATTCCTCACTGACACGCCGAAGCAGATCAAGAACAAG GTTAACAAACACGCGTTTTCTGGAGGGAAGGACACGGTGGAGGAACACAGGAAGTACGGCGGGAACGCAGACGTAGATGTCTGCTTCATGTATTTGACTTTCTTCCTTGAGGATGATGAACAGCTGGAGAAAATCAGACAG GACTACACGAGCGGTGCTCTGCTAACTGGCGAACTGAAGAAGATATTGATTGAGACTCTGCAGCCGATGATTGCGCAGCAtcaagagagacgcaaacaagtCACAGATGAACTAGTGAAGCAGTTCATGACACCAAGGCCTTTAAATTTTAACTTGTAG